TAAACGTATCGGAGCGCAGCTTGGTAGAGGAGAAGTTGGCGTTGCTTGTCAACGACGTATACACTCCGATGCGGTTGGCCGTTGTGCCAGTCACCAGCTCTCCCCCACCAGTCGTGCACAAGCAATGTACTGGTTCAGACGTACCGCGAAAGTTAAATTTAAGTTTGCCATCATCGGCCGACCAGACTGAGATGCTTTGATCTAGAGAACTACTTATCAAGTGTTGGGAACCGTTTGGCGAGGTCCAACCATTCACCTGAACGAATAAAAACGACAGCGTGTCGAACTTATCTTCTTTCAGAATTCATTGAAGCAAGGTTTTACCTGAAGCACTTCACCTTCGTGACCCTTCCAACTTGCAAGTAACATCCCTGTTCGCGTGTCCATCAGCGACAAAATTCCCGAAGAATGGCCAGCAGCTACCCAGTAGCCATTGGAGCCAGTTGCGAGGCATCGGACTAGCCCAGCAGCCACGGGTGAGATCTAAACCCACACGAAAGTACACTTTCAAATACATGAGAGATTTGATAACGGACTGTAGTACTGTACCCTCAGTTCCTGTTGGTATGTTGACGGAGACCTGGTGTCGAGCATTCTGAGCGTACCTTCGGCTGTGGCCGTTACAAGGACAGTTTGGGCAGGCAAAGCCTTCATGGCAGTTACTGTCGGAAATTTGCAACTGCAACAAAAACCTAACATGTTATATTGCGTTTAACACAGTAATACACTATAATGTAAAAGAAACCTGGAAGATGCATCCAGCTGTCTAACAGAAGTACCAACGAAAGGATCCCACAAATGTACAGCGCCATCACAGGAAGCGGCCAATCGCGCTGTGTCGATAAAACACACACCTAAAAGAGGTTTACGGTGCTGTTGGTAGACATAACTGGCCGACACGCAATTGTTTCCGTCCCCCTAGTTTTAAGTTTTAAAGAATGAGCCATTAGTTTCGCCGACACCTTCTGATATTATCACCACCTGACTATGTAGGCTCCATACTCGGGCCGTTTTGTCTCTTCCAGCGGTCAGCATACCAATCTCCGAATCCATAACTGAGACAAAACCAATAAAATTCATCAAACATAAAAATACCAGCTTGTAGacttaaaaaattaaacctTACCGTGAATAGTACGAATACCAGCTGAGTGACCGTTTAACTGTAGCAGCCGAATTTGCTTAAAATTGAACCGTGTATCACGGTCAGCTCGTCCGGCTTCATGTTCCCAATATGCCAGCCAATTTCCACGTAAATGTCTGAACATCAAGAGGTAATTCTTAACTCACACACTGTGGTGCTTTCAAGTGAAACTGCGAGAATGTTCAGACCTGGCGCTATCCGTTTTTCTGTAGCTAAGCATCTCTTGCGCTTCTTCTAATGTAGGCCGCGAATCGCACTGTTCCGTCGTGGTTTCCAAAACTGGCTCTTCCTCTGCGAATAATTGTATCCTATTGCCTACAACAGATATACGACTACCATAACTACTTCCGGCAGTTGTTTCGGCTTCACTGGAGAAACTCCGGTTTACACGCAATCCCGAGAATACGCTAGTTCTCCTTTGGCTGgtagttaaaacaaaaacaaaacaaaaaagcatttaaaatgaCGAAAGCTGTAATTTTCATCTGTTTTCACCTGGCCAATTCAGAGTCCGCTTCAAGTGTATCTTTGGTCGAAGCGTATTGAGTAGCACAGGCCTGGGCAGCTTGGCCTCCCTGTTCGACCAACGACTGAACGTGACGAACACCGAGAATAAGATTCAAAGCCGTTAATAATTGGAAAGCAAAATGGTCGGTAAAAGTGGCTGCCATCTCTGCCAACGACAGGGCTTCTGTAATAAACTTCAAATGTGACTCAATTCTTATAAAACCCTTCTTTGTTGCTTATACCATTGGCTGCTGGGCGGGTAATTGTGTTAGAAGGTGGTGGACTGGCAGCCTCAATCTCTGCAGCGGCCTGTGCCTGTCTTAACGTGTTGCTCAATCTTCTCTGATGACACATATAATCCGGTCTTCCTTTCACCGTATGTGTTCGGCTGATCGAAGAACTACTGGCAACTTTACCAACTCGATTGAAGCTCTTAAGAAGTTTAAGGGCAGGTTCGGAGATGATTTCCCCAGCAGCATCTGATCCTATGCGGATGGCGACTGCGCAGAGACAATCTAGGAGTTTGATTGCCAAGGCAGAACGGGCAGCGCCACCTCTGGCAAATATCTGCTCACTTGAAGTCACTGTACAAACAATAGGGTCCAAGAGCTGACGCAAAAGAACTTCCCGAAGACACAGCATGAAGTTGCTATCCTACTCCACAATGAAATGGTACGATGGAAAACAGTTTGCTTGTGGTAAGATTTAATTATAGTACCTGCAGACACGGGATGCAGGCCAAGATTAAGGAACAGGACCCAATGAGGCCACCCTCCAGCATAACTGAAATAGTTCCAGAACCAATGCAACGACTGACGACTTCAGCTGCATGGGGGAAGTATTGCAGCATCACAAACTGCTCTCCATAAAGACCGGCAATGGACGCGAGACATCCTAAAATGCGATTGGCATTGAAATCGCCTTGAAGAAGCGCTCCGGATATTTGGAATGGGCTTGATTCTTGACTAGAATCCGCCAAGTTCAGACTATTTCCCTCAGCGTAGCATAAAGCAATCATTCGCAACAAGTTACGAGTTAAATGTCGCGCCGTCAATACTGGCCCAAGTCGGTGTGCTTGCCACAATAAGCTGTCAACGCTGACTTGCGATACGGTGCATCCGTCAAGATCGTAGATATCGCGGACTGGATACGCAGCGTTAGCCTGTGAGTACTGCACAAGAGAAATCGTCATAACACCGGGATGTTGAATTCAGGCTAGAATTATGATCAGATAAGCTCACTTTAACGCTATTGCGAGATGGTGTTCCAGAAATTGTTCCAGTATCTTCTCCACTGGATTGTTCTAGAAGTGCAGCTTCTTCGCCGACTTCAAAGGTGAAAACATCGCCTGTTTCTAATTCACTTTCACTTTCCTGTTCCTGTTCTTTTCCCAATTTAAGTCGGTCCAAACTCGACGACAGAGATAAGGTGGAAGGAGCAACAAGAAGCTGTTGGACAGCGGTGACCCCATCGGCGTTGTAACAGCCTCCTACACCTTCGACTACAAGTAAGGAAATGTTCTGCAGAAAGCAGCGTAGACCTAATCTGACCTGTATCAAACACCAAATGGATTATATTCGGATTGCAATGAAATTCTTTGTTTGGTCTTGATTTTTCCTTCTGTTTTACCTGAAGCATCAACAAAAACCTTTTATGATACAAAAATACTAGTGGAGCCGAAGGTTGCTCTGGTCCCATGATCTTCAGGATAATGTGAAGGAACTCTTTGGCAGTTTCGTAAGGTCCTAAGGCGGTGGCGATTGGATCTAACAGATAAAGAGCTGCCCGGAAGGCCGTGGAACTCTTCAATAGCAGCGCTTTAACAAACGGAATCAAGAGAGAGATGCTTGATAAATTTGAAAAGCTTGAAATAATTTTGCCGGCCTCGGAGAAATCCATATTCTCGTTCTCGAAGAGTTGTCTCAACCTACGGGTGGCTCTCAGCACTGCTGGAAACTCGCTGGGGAACGGAATAAGAGAAACCATTGGCTGGAGAAGTTGATGAGCGGACGGAGGAGGAAGGCCTTGAGCAGTCACAGTTTCATTGTGAAAGACAGTCTGTATGAAGGCTCGTAGACAACGTGGCACAAGATGTCGATCAAAACGTATTATATCTTGACATATCTGCCATCTTTCCTCGAGTGTTGCATTCTGCCGCAAGAGACGGAAGCGTTCGGGAATGAAAAGTTCCACAGCTAGCGTCACTAACCACTGGAGGTCACGTTGGCGTCGACCCGCTATTGTAACAGCGGCTAAATCATGTGAATCGACTTGAGTTGGGCCGTGGAAGTGGCTGAGAGTCTCCAACTGCCTCAACAATCCAACAGGATTATAGTCAAGTGGCAAGCATAATTGCTCTTCAGCCGGAGGTAAGCGGGGAGGGCTCCTTCCGACGTAGGGAGATGGTAGCAGCTTTCGAGGATGAGGCTGGCTAAATAGTTGGATGACACCTCGAGTACTTAGATTTACATGTCCGTCAACCAAACTGAGATGGACATTTTTAGCCTTAACAGCAGCGGATCCTGACAGCCTAAAATCGCGGTAATTATGAAAGAAAACTTACGTTAGCATAAATAACAAGCAACCTGAAGCCAAAAGTCAAGTCAATCCACTGGTGAAGTCTTTCAGAAACATATGGGCTTTCCAGTGCATTCCTATGTTTTGTGATGAAGTCCTCGGCACTCGAAGCCCAAGATGGATAATTCAAGTCCGGTAAATCATCGTGAATCGACTGAAATAAATAATatgatttattcatttttatggTTAATGAACAtgttaacttaaaaaataccttAAAGACACTGGGATCAGAGAAAAATTGTGGAATACACTCATCTGGTGTCCATTGTTGCATCCGTTCAATAGACGAAGGATATTCTAGAGGATTCCAATTTGGTCTTACGTAACGACAAAGAACTGACCGTACCGTTTGTCTTGCCACGTAAACATAATAAGTGATTTCGGAAAGCACATCGGTCACGTGGTGAGGAACTTGGGTCGTTAATACGTCTTCTTTCCCTTCTAGTGATTCAAACGTTGTCGGATCAAACGTCAGATCAAGCTGTCTATCACctacaaaaacattttcttaatTGCAATGTACTGAGTTGAAAACACAGTCCACATGACAGTGCCTTTATTCAGCCGAAACTTTGATTTGGCCAGATCTCTCCAATTGCCAAAGGGGGAACTGAGGTCTGAGATCCAAGGCAAAACTGGATGGTTGAAAGGATTATCAATCTGGCGACCGGCGAGATCATTCAAAGCCATCAGATAATCGTAATTAGACAAACAACCTCGTACCTATAAGgattaaagaaaattttaaacaaaacattaacAATAATTGATTTGATGCAGAAGTCAAGTTTACCCATGAAGTTGTCAATTCTTGCAGACTAGGCTCATGTTTTATTGGCTGAATGGGTTCTAAGGGAATCAAACTAGAGGCGAGTGCCGGAAGTACTTTAAGACTTAAGCTCTCGTTGATGAAAAATTGTTGCCATGACACCCCCTCTATGAAAAGCGATCGATCATGCATTTCCTTGATGGCATACAATGTTTGGAACAGTAAAAACATGGGCTTCACACTATTTGAATTTAAGAGAGCTGGACTGAGACTGAGGCACTGGTGCACACTATGAGGAATATGTTCTGTGATTACAATAAAGTTGGAAGAACACTCAAAGATGCCAATTGCTTGTAGAAAACAGCTCTGTGACTGGTTTCTATGATGGAGCACTGTGCCAGTTTCCAAAGAAACAATGGGACAGCTAAATACTCGCAATAATAGGGAACAAAAAGATTCCTGCCAACTAGAGTTTTTAGGATTATTTCGACGACCTCTATTTAAGGCAAAAGGCCTGTATGCATctggaaatttcttttgtgattCTTTCCAGaggtttttgaaatttgtttgAGACACATAGTGTAGGTACTGTGAGTAGGTGAGGTCCTTAGCATCTAGACCCAAATCGGAATTGATATTGGACATTGATAGGACTGGATTATTACATTTTGGAATAacctgtaaataaaaataaggatttgaaaaaatcatTTGATGATATGGCAGATTTGCTTACATTTATATACACTAACAACCAATCAGGGCCAAGAAGAGATTCCAAGTCCCATAGAAAAGCTTGCACTTCATTTGGGGAATAAGTAGAATGATACTCAAATTCATCTGGCaactttaaattttcttttatatatctGAGCAGTGAACCAAAACAAATTCCCTTTAATATGAGAACTGTCAttgctttttttaattttcacttACAAACACCATTGTTGCGATAAGGCTGCTATATAAACGTCTTTAAGTTGTGTTTTTCTTATATACAAGCGAGGAATCCGTAACTTTTCACTCAGTAAATCCATAGCAATCATAATTTGATAATTTGATTTGTCTGTTGTTTCCGGATCGAAACCatttaataaaaaatggcAATCGGTTAGAGAAAACGGCAAAACAGTAGAATAGACTGTAAACAATACTTCTTACACGCCATCTGTAAACGGAAACGCAAAGTTGTGCGTGTACGTTCGTGCAAAATTATgaaaagttgaaaaacaatgtgaacaaaaaaataataataatgggTCTTATTGGTTTTATTCGGATATTCTTTACAAAACTGCTCGGCATTCTTGTTCCTGCATTCGGTAAATCGAGGTACCACCATGGATCCGGCAGACGATCTAGCAGACGCCACGTGTACATAAAAAGAATCTGTCCGACTGTCCGTTGTGGGTGGAAAGAGACTGTCAAAACACTTTGCCAACGTGTCTGGTTCGAGAGGACCAGCTTACCCTGGTCGTACTTTTTGTCAAGTTATAGTGTTAGATTTTAAATGGATCCTAAAAAGCTATGGTAGAATATAGCAAACTTACTGTTACTGAACCAGGCTTCGAGACAACCGACAGAATGCAGGACTGGAGACAAGCCATCCAGATTCCGACAGCCTATCGCATCGGAAATAGCACTGTTCGTCTTCAGTATCAGTTTGTTATGGGAGTTTTGGCTGTTGGCGTCATAGCTCTGGTCATGTTTTACAATTCAGTTTCTCACAGTAAGCCTCATAACCCGTACATGCTAGAAAAGCGAATTCCAACCAATTACGAGAGTGACCACCTTCACAAGCATAATTTACCTGAGCCAAAGTTGAACACCTATAACTCGACTTATCCCTTCACCACTCCAGTGAGGACAGAAAAGGGTGTAAGATACAAGATTGCCATAATATCTGACTTAGACaccaattcaaaaaaaaatgatgaatggATTAGTTATTTAAAAACAGGTTCACTCTTTGTTGATGTAGAAAATAATAAGGTAAACTTGTcaagacatttaaaaattcttaatGGATTCTAATCTAACATTCTCAATACTAGGTTTCTCTGGAATGGGACAAAGATGAACTTGTAACATTGAAAACTTCCCTTGCCCAAGGAGGAAGAGGAATGGAGTTGTCAGAATTAGTAGTCTTTAACGGTGCTCTTCTGGGTTTTGACGATAGAACCGGAACCATTTACCAAATAGATATTGCTTCCAAATTCGCATTTCCATGGGTACTTTTAGTCGATGGACATGGACGCGTGGCAAAAGGTAAAACACAATACGCTTTATAAGACTTTCCCGCCTTTAGAAACTTTATCTCTGCCCTGTAATAATTTTAGGATTCAAGAGTGAATGGGCAACTGTGAAGGATCAAACACTCTATGTAGGAGGTCTGGGTAAAGCGTGGACTACCCCGACAGGTGAATTGGTTAATTATCACCCGCAGTACATCAAAAAGATTAGCCCAACAGGTGAAGTTTCCCATATCGATTGGCATACGCGCTAtgaaaaattggcaaaaacaGTAGACATTTCATTCCCGGGTAAATTCAAAtcgtacttttttttttttttttttaattttacaacATTCATTTTTATCCTCAGGCTACATAATCCACGAATCCGTATCGTGGAGTTCTGTCCACAAGCGGTGGTTCTTCCTACCTCGCCGCGAGAGTAAAGACCGTTATGACGAGAAATTGGATGAATCACGAGGAACGAATCTGATGCTCACCGCTGACGAGGAGTTTAGCGACATCAAGGTATTGTTCCATCATTCTTATTAGTTCAACTGGATGCAAATTGATGactatttttctctctctgctcAATTAGGCTAAAAGGATCGGTGACATCAGCCCCACACACGGATTCTCAAGCTTCAAATTTGTGCCCAATACACACGACAAACTGATTGTGGCCCTGAAATCTGAAGAGAATCAAGGTAAAACAGCTTCTTTCATCATGGCCTTTGACATTGACGGTCAAATCCTACTGCCAGAGACCAAAATCGATGGTGATTTCAAATACGAGGGAATTGAGTTTATTTAATTTTCGACTAtacatttttcttccatttttctttctctcatctGTGTCATTTTTGACGGCCTTTGTTCAATTGTTTTTATCGAGATCCTTCCCTTCGTCCTGCCTGAGGTCACTGATTTGACTAGCGTGCAACGTGTCTGTACACctctcttctccttttttttcttttttttttattgttttttccTATTTCCTAGGATGCAATCAAGTGTAAGATATTGTAAAATGGAATACACGCCAaattaccatttttttttattcattcttgCATTGTTGGTGGGCACGTGCCCTCATGCGGGTCTCTTTTTTCATCCCCAAACTCGAATCATTCAAATCCGTTCACGTCTATCCATTTGTTAGACGCTTGAACGCTGGTATCCAATTCATTTGCCCAACCTAGAAAATGACTGCATTCTCGGTCCGGCTCATCGATCTTACGACACGGAAGCAATTTCCCTCTCCATCCACCATGGTTTTCTTTCTGAGTagatttcttatttcttcGTTGGCTCTTCTTATTCAGTTGGATCTGCGTTGTTTTGGCTTTTGAGCTCTATCCACGTTACTCGTGGCCAATGTGCATGTGCGACCCGTAAGTGTATGAAACGGGGTTGCGTGAGTAGCACGTCCAGAATATTCTTTGGTTCCCAGCTCTTTCTGCCTGGATGGTCCGTCCTTGCTCCATCCTCTCATTCGCCTCAGAACGTCGGTTGTAGGTACACAGAATGTACACGACCAAGAGTCTACTCACGGAATTGCCAGCAAAAGAAATGAACTGAAAAATCGATACTATGACTCTCTCAGCCAAACGGCATTGAGAATTCATTCGCAAATGGCTTTTATACCCTTGTCCCTTATTCTTCATGCTGATCTTTTCCAGCTAAATGAAAGGCAAAACGCATGGATATATAGAAATGACGTTACGTTttatcttgtttttgttttgttttgtttatttcatgGACGGAAAAGGCAACTAATCGTGGACTTTGATGGGAAGGAAAGCACCTGCCACCCAAAAAAAGGATGAGCAACCAATAGATAGCCCTGGCACCCTGGACAATGTATGATGACCAGTCATTTGGACCATTTCCATCTGGTCGGATTCCCTCATCAATTTCTCTCGTTTCATTATTTAATagattatcatttttttttttcaacggaTGATTTCCAACTGTTAAGCGAGGCATCATATTTTCACGTGTATAGGCAGTGTttgaatgaattaagtatcgCTATTTAAATGGATCAGatgtggttgttgtttttaaacGATGATGGTGCTGTATAATCGTGTCGAAATCAAATGCGACTGACATGCCAGGTCTTTTGTCAGTTC
This sequence is a window from Daphnia magna isolate NIES linkage group LG7, ASM2063170v1.1, whole genome shotgun sequence. Protein-coding genes within it:
- the LOC116927423 gene encoding WD repeat-containing protein 81-like codes for the protein MIAMDLLSEKLRIPRLYIRKTQLKDVYIAALSQQWCLYIKENLKLPDEFEYHSTYSPNEVQAFLWDLESLLGPDWLLVYINVIPKCNNPVLSMSNINSDLGLDAKDLTYSQYLHYVSQTNFKNLWKESQKKFPDAYRPFALNRGRRNNPKNSSWQESFCSLLLRVFSCPIVSLETGTVLHHRNQSQSCFLQAIGIFECSSNFIVITEHIPHSVHQCLSLSPALLNSNSVKPMFLLFQTLYAIKEMHDRSLFIEGVSWQQFFINESLSLKVLPALASSLIPLEPIQPIKHEPSLQELTTSWVRGCLSNYDYLMALNDLAGRQIDNPFNHPVLPWISDLSSPFGNWRDLAKSKFRLNKGDRQLDLTFDPTTFESLEGKEDVLTTQVPHHVTDVLSEITYYVYVARQTVRSVLCRYVRPNWNPLEYPSSIERMQQWTPDECIPQFFSDPSVFKSIHDDLPDLNYPSWASSAEDFITKHRNALESPYVSERLHQWIDLTFGFRLSGSAAVKAKNVHLSLVDGHVNLSTRGVIQLFSQPHPRKLLPSPYVGRSPPRLPPAEEQLCLPLDYNPVGLLRQLETLSHFHGPTQVDSHDLAAVTIAGRRQRDLQWLVTLAVELFIPERFRLLRQNATLEERWQICQDIIRFDRHLVPRCLRAFIQTVFHNETVTAQGLPPPSAHQLLQPMVSLIPFPSEFPAVLRATRRLRQLFENENMDFSEAGKIISSFSNLSSISLLIPFVKALLLKSSTAFRAALYLLDPIATALGPYETAKEFLHIILKIMGPEQPSAPLVFLYHKRFLLMLQVRLGLRCFLQNISLLVVEGVGGCYNADGVTAVQQLLVAPSTLSLSSSLDRLKLGKEQEQESESELETGDVFTFEVGEEAALLEQSSGEDTGTISGTPSRNSVKYSQANAAYPVRDIYDLDGCTVSQVSVDSLLWQAHRLGPVLTARHLTRNLLRMIALCYAEGNSLNLADSSQESSPFQISGALLQGDFNANRILGCLASIAGLYGEQFVMLQYFPHAAEVVSRCIGSGTISVMLEGGLIGSCSLILACIPCLQDSNFMLCLREVLLRQLLDPIVCTVTSSEQIFARGGAARSALAIKLLDCLCAVAIRIGSDAAGEIISEPALKLLKSFNRVGKVASSSSISRTHTVKGRPDYMCHQRRLSNTLRQAQAAAEIEAASPPPSNTITRPAANEALSLAEMAATFTDHFAFQLLTALNLILGVRHVQSLVEQGGQAAQACATQYASTKDTLEADSELASQRRTSVFSGLRVNRSFSSEAETTAGSSYGSRISVVGNRIQLFAEEEPVLETTTEQCDSRPTLEEAQEMLSYRKTDSARHLRGNWLAYWEHEAGRADRDTRFNFKQIRLLQLNGHSAGIRTIHVMDSEIGMLTAGRDKTARVWSLHSQGDGNNCVSASYVYQQHRKPLLGVCFIDTARLAASCDGAVHLWDPFVGTSVRQLDASSSCKFPTVTAMKALPAQTVLVTATAEGTLRMLDTRSPSTYQQELRISPVAAGLVRCLATGSNGYWVAAGHSSGILSLMDTRTGMLLASWKGHEGEVLQVNGWTSPNGSQHLISSSLDQSISVWSADDGKLKFNFRGTSEPVHCLCTTGGGELVTGTTANRIGVYTSLTSNANFSSTKLRSDTFKGVLTAMAVVPLNRMLLLGSDSGVVSLLC
- the LOC116927425 gene encoding soluble calcium-activated nucleotidase 1; amino-acid sequence: MVEYSKLTVTEPGFETTDRMQDWRQAIQIPTAYRIGNSTVRLQYQFVMGVLAVGVIALVMFYNSVSHSKPHNPYMLEKRIPTNYESDHLHKHNLPEPKLNTYNSTYPFTTPVRTEKGVRYKIAIISDLDTNSKKNDEWISYLKTGSLFVDVENNKVSLEWDKDELVTLKTSLAQGGRGMELSELVVFNGALLGFDDRTGTIYQIDIASKFAFPWVLLVDGHGRVAKGFKSEWATVKDQTLYVGGLGKAWTTPTGELVNYHPQYIKKISPTGEVSHIDWHTRYEKLAKTVDISFPGYIIHESVSWSSVHKRWFFLPRRESKDRYDEKLDESRGTNLMLTADEEFSDIKAKRIGDISPTHGFSSFKFVPNTHDKLIVALKSEENQGKTASFIMAFDIDGQILLPETKIDGDFKYEGIEFI